A genome region from Clupea harengus chromosome 7, Ch_v2.0.2, whole genome shotgun sequence includes the following:
- the htr7c gene encoding 5-hydroxytryptamine receptor 7 isoform X1, with the protein MLNLHITYLGITRPLTYPARQNGQLMAKMILGVWLASASITLPPFCGWAKNIHTAGVCLISQDVGYTIYSTALAFYIPMLVMLVMYYKIFKAARKSGAKHRSINFSHREELPTVAVGSEALKMQGLKGPASGMVEECAVLSRLLTHQRHNISIFKREQKAATTLGVIVGVFSICWLPFFMLTTIRPFICGVQCSCVPIWLERTLLWLGYANSLMNPFIYAFFNRDLRSTYRDLLRCRYRNINRRLSAVGVHEALRA; encoded by the coding sequence ATATCTGGGCATCACCCGACCCTTGACCTACCCGGCCCGTCAGAACGGCCAGCTGATGGCCAAGATGATCCTGGGCGTGTGGTTGGCGTCGGCATCCATCACCCTGCCGCCGTTCTGTGGCTGGGCCAAGAACATCCACACAGCCGGCGTCTGCCTGATCAGCCAGGACGTGGGCTACACCATCTATTCCACGGCCCTGGCCTTCTACATCCCCATGCTAGTGATGCTCGTCATGTACTACAAGATCTTCAAGGCGGCGCGCAAGAGCGGCGCCAAGCACCGCTCCATAAATTTCTCGCACCGCGAGGAGCTGCCCACGGTGGcggtgggcagcgaggcactcAAGATGCAGGGCCTGAAGGGGCCGGCATCCGGCATGGTCGAGGAGTGCGCTGTGCTGTCGCGGCTGCTGACCCACCAGCGGCACAACATCTCCATCTTCAAGCGCGAGCAGAAGGCGGCCACCACGCTGGGCGTGATCGTGGGCGTGTTCAGCATCTGCTGGTTGCCCTTCTTCATGCTGACTACCATACGGCCCTTCATCTGCGGCGTGCAGTGCAGCTGCGTGCCCATCTGGCTGGAGCGCACACTCCTGTGGCTGGGCTACGCCAACTCGCTCATGAACCCCTTCATCTACGCCTTTTTCAACCGAGACCTGCGCTCCACCTACCGCGACCTGCTGCGCTGTCGCTACCGCAACATCAACAGACGGCTGTCGGCGGTGGGCGTGCACGAGGCACTGAGAGCGTAG
- the htr7c gene encoding 5-hydroxytryptamine receptor 7 isoform X2: MSGYLGITRPLTYPARQNGQLMAKMILGVWLASASITLPPFCGWAKNIHTAGVCLISQDVGYTIYSTALAFYIPMLVMLVMYYKIFKAARKSGAKHRSINFSHREELPTVAVGSEALKMQGLKGPASGMVEECAVLSRLLTHQRHNISIFKREQKAATTLGVIVGVFSICWLPFFMLTTIRPFICGVQCSCVPIWLERTLLWLGYANSLMNPFIYAFFNRDLRSTYRDLLRCRYRNINRRLSAVGVHEALRA; the protein is encoded by the coding sequence ATATCTGGGCATCACCCGACCCTTGACCTACCCGGCCCGTCAGAACGGCCAGCTGATGGCCAAGATGATCCTGGGCGTGTGGTTGGCGTCGGCATCCATCACCCTGCCGCCGTTCTGTGGCTGGGCCAAGAACATCCACACAGCCGGCGTCTGCCTGATCAGCCAGGACGTGGGCTACACCATCTATTCCACGGCCCTGGCCTTCTACATCCCCATGCTAGTGATGCTCGTCATGTACTACAAGATCTTCAAGGCGGCGCGCAAGAGCGGCGCCAAGCACCGCTCCATAAATTTCTCGCACCGCGAGGAGCTGCCCACGGTGGcggtgggcagcgaggcactcAAGATGCAGGGCCTGAAGGGGCCGGCATCCGGCATGGTCGAGGAGTGCGCTGTGCTGTCGCGGCTGCTGACCCACCAGCGGCACAACATCTCCATCTTCAAGCGCGAGCAGAAGGCGGCCACCACGCTGGGCGTGATCGTGGGCGTGTTCAGCATCTGCTGGTTGCCCTTCTTCATGCTGACTACCATACGGCCCTTCATCTGCGGCGTGCAGTGCAGCTGCGTGCCCATCTGGCTGGAGCGCACACTCCTGTGGCTGGGCTACGCCAACTCGCTCATGAACCCCTTCATCTACGCCTTTTTCAACCGAGACCTGCGCTCCACCTACCGCGACCTGCTGCGCTGTCGCTACCGCAACATCAACAGACGGCTGTCGGCGGTGGGCGTGCACGAGGCACTGAGAGCGTAG